The following coding sequences lie in one Melopsittacus undulatus isolate bMelUnd1 chromosome 9, bMelUnd1.mat.Z, whole genome shotgun sequence genomic window:
- the PSMD6 gene encoding 26S proteasome non-ATPase regulatory subunit 6 has product MPLENLEEEGLPKNPDLRIAQLRFLLSLRPRAPDPAARDELMAAVRLHNMAPYYEALCKSLEWQMDTELLSKMKKANEEELKRLDNELEDAEKILGESEIRDAMMAKAEYLCRIGDKEGALTAFRKTYDKTVALGHRLDIVFYLLRIGLFYMDNDLITRNIEKAKSLIEEGGDWDRRNRLKVYQGLYCVAIRDFKQAAELFLDTVSTFTSYELMDYKTFVTYTVYVSMIALDRPDLREKVIKGAEILEALHSLPSVRQYLFSLYECRYSAFFQSLAVVEQEMKKDWLFAPHYRYYVREMRIHAYSQLLESYRSLTLGYMAEAFGVSVEFIDQELSRFIAAGRLHCKIDKVNEIVETNRPDSKNWQYQEIIKKGDLLLNRVQKLSRVINM; this is encoded by the exons ATGCCGCTGGAGAACCTGGAGGAGGAAGGGCTGCCCAAGAACCCCGACCTCCGCATCGCCCAACTCCGCTTCCTCCTCAGCCTCCGGCCCCGCGCGCCCGACCCCGCCGCGCGCGATGAGCTGATGGCGGCCGTGCGGCTCCACA ACATGGCTCCATATTATGAAGCACTTTGCAAGTCTCTGGAGTGGCAGATGGACACGGAGCTGCTGAGCAAAATGAAGAAAGCCAATGAGGAAGAGTTGAAACGTCTGGACAACGAATTAGAAGATGCAGAAAAGATCTTGGGGGAGAGTGAGATCCGAGATGCAATGATGGCCAAAGCCGAGTACCTGTGCAGGATTGGGGACAAG GAGGGAGCTCTCACTGCCTTCCGCAAGACCTATGACAAAACTGTGGCACTGGGACATCGTCTGGATATTGTATTCTACCTCCTAAGGATTGGCTTGTTTTACATGGATAACGACCTCATCACACGGAACATTGAGAAGGCAAAAAG TCTAATAGAAGAAGGAGGAGACTGGGACAGGAGAAACCGTCTCAAAGTGTACCAGGGCCTTTACTGTGTAGCTATTCGAGATTTCAAACAAGCAGCAGAGCTCTTCCTTGACACAGTTTCAACATTTACATCCTATGAACTGATGGATTACAAAACATTTGTGACATACACTGTCTATGTCAGCATGATTGCATTGGACAGGCCTGACCTCAGGGAGAAG gttATTAAAGGAGCAGAGATTCTGGAAGCATTACACAGTTTGCCATCTGTACGGCAGTATCTCTTTTCTCTCTACGAATGCCGCTATTCagcctttttccagtcattag CTGTTGTAGAGCAAGAGATGAAAAAGGATTGGCTCTTTGCACCTCACTATCGATACTATGTACGGGAAATGAGAATTCATGCCTATAGCCAGCTCCTAGAGTCCTACCGGTCACTGACATTAGGATACATGGCAGAAGCATTTGGAGTCAGTGTAGAATTCATAGATCA GGAGCTTTCAAGATTCATTGCAGCAGGGCGATTACACTGCAAAATAGACAAAGTCAATGAGATTGTAGAAACTAACAG GCCTGATAGCAAGAATTGGCAGTACCAAGAAATCATCAAGAAAGGAGATTTGCTGCTAAACAGAGTTCAGAAACTTTCCAGAGTAAttaatatgtaa
- the LOC115946558 gene encoding E3 ubiquitin-protein ligase ARIH2-like yields the protein MSVDMNSQGSDSNEEDYDPNCEEEEEDEDPGDIEDYYDGVANDVEQQGAVAFDPEEYQFTCLTYKESESTLNEHMATLAATLKVSHAIAKLVLVSTGKSQRFWKDTFLNPAEGCTGSKKIM from the exons ATGTCTGTGGACATGAACAGCCAGGGCTCTGACAGCAATGAAGAGGATTATGACCCTAAttgtgaggaggaggaagaggatgaggatCCTGGGGATATTGAGGATTATTATGATGGGGTAGCTAACGACGTGGAGCAGCAAGGAGCAGTTGCCTTTGATCCAGAGGAGTATCAGTTCACCTGCCTGACTTACAAGGAGTCGGAGAGCACTCTGAATGAACATATGGCCACCTTGGCTGCCACATTAAAG GTATCACATGCCATTGCAAAGCTAGTATTAGTTTCCACTGGCAAATCTCAGAGATTTTGGAAAG ACACTTTCCTTAACCCAGCGGAGGGCTGTACAGGGTCAAAGAAAATTATGTGA